Proteins from a genomic interval of Callospermophilus lateralis isolate mCalLat2 chromosome 1, mCalLat2.hap1, whole genome shotgun sequence:
- the Ccdc117 gene encoding coiled-coil domain-containing protein 117 isoform X1: protein MAALGRPFSGLPLSGSSDFLQPPPAFPGRAFAPGADDSELAPRPGPRAAPSCPGGSAARGRVSVHCKKKHKREAEDDECPVRKKRLTEAELCAGPNNWILCTHQDVEGHGVNPCTSGLSVPGMLDAVFEEMDQTSGEPQCEVARRRLQEIEDRIIDEDEEVEADRNVNHLPSLVLSDTMKTGLKREFDEVFTKKMIESMSRPSMELVLWKPLPELLSDKPKPSSNAKNYTGESQTKHVSAGTAFPQRTELFLEPRQTGMPLYTSLETAASTEEEMEL, encoded by the exons ATGGCAGCGCTTGGCCGGCCCTTCAGCGGCCTCCCCTTGAGCGGCAGCTCGGACTTCCTGCAGCCGCCGCCGGCCTTCCCCGGCCGGGCCTTCGCGCCGGGAGCCGACGACTCGGAGCTGGCCCCGCGGCCGGGACCCCGCGCCGCCCCGAGCTGCCCCGGCGGGAGCGCGGCGCGCGGACG tgtttccgtTCACTGTAAAAAGAAACACAAGCGAGAGGCGGAGGATGATGA gTGTCCAGTAAGAAAGAAACGACTTACTGAAGCAGAACTTTGTGCTGGTCCAAATAATTGGATTCTCTGTACGCATCAGGATGTAGAGGGTCATGGAGTAAATCCATGCACTAGTGGCCTTTCTGTACCTGGAATGTTGGATGCTGTTTTTGAAGAAATGGATCAGACATCTGGAGAACCACAATGTGAAGTTGCCCGAAGGAGGCTTCAGGAGATTGAGGACAG AATAATTGACGAAGATGAAGAAGTCGAAGCTGACAGAAATGTTAACCATCTCCCCAGTCTTGTCCTTTCTGACACCATGAAAACAGGTTTGAAGAGAGAATTTGATGAAGTCTTTACAAAGAAGATGATTGAGTCTAT gagCCGTCCTTCCATGGAGCTTGTGCTCTGGAAACCTCTCCCTGAACTCCTTTCTGATAAGCCAAAGCCATCATCTAATGCTAAGAACTACACGGGGGAGAGCCAAACTAAACATGTATCTGCTGGCACTGCCTTCCCGCAGAGGACTGAACTGTTCTTGGAACCTCGGCAAACAGGGATGCCTCTTTACACTAGTTTGGAAACAGCTGCTAGCACAGAAGAAGAGATGGAACTCTAG
- the Ccdc117 gene encoding coiled-coil domain-containing protein 117 isoform X2 has translation MDSLMWDYWILTCPVRKKRLTEAELCAGPNNWILCTHQDVEGHGVNPCTSGLSVPGMLDAVFEEMDQTSGEPQCEVARRRLQEIEDRIIDEDEEVEADRNVNHLPSLVLSDTMKTGLKREFDEVFTKKMIESMSRPSMELVLWKPLPELLSDKPKPSSNAKNYTGESQTKHVSAGTAFPQRTELFLEPRQTGMPLYTSLETAASTEEEMEL, from the exons ATGGATTCCTTGATGTGGGATTACTGGATCTTAAC gTGTCCAGTAAGAAAGAAACGACTTACTGAAGCAGAACTTTGTGCTGGTCCAAATAATTGGATTCTCTGTACGCATCAGGATGTAGAGGGTCATGGAGTAAATCCATGCACTAGTGGCCTTTCTGTACCTGGAATGTTGGATGCTGTTTTTGAAGAAATGGATCAGACATCTGGAGAACCACAATGTGAAGTTGCCCGAAGGAGGCTTCAGGAGATTGAGGACAG AATAATTGACGAAGATGAAGAAGTCGAAGCTGACAGAAATGTTAACCATCTCCCCAGTCTTGTCCTTTCTGACACCATGAAAACAGGTTTGAAGAGAGAATTTGATGAAGTCTTTACAAAGAAGATGATTGAGTCTAT gagCCGTCCTTCCATGGAGCTTGTGCTCTGGAAACCTCTCCCTGAACTCCTTTCTGATAAGCCAAAGCCATCATCTAATGCTAAGAACTACACGGGGGAGAGCCAAACTAAACATGTATCTGCTGGCACTGCCTTCCCGCAGAGGACTGAACTGTTCTTGGAACCTCGGCAAACAGGGATGCCTCTTTACACTAGTTTGGAAACAGCTGCTAGCACAGAAGAAGAGATGGAACTCTAG